In Pirellulales bacterium, one DNA window encodes the following:
- a CDS encoding TIGR03936 family radical SAM-associated protein, translating to MIRQRVRIRFTKQDDLRWISHRDLMRVWERLFRRAGVALSMTEGFHPKPRINMPSALAVGIAGSDELLEIDLAEEYTADTLKAAIGPELPPGINIGAIDVLAAPDRKAQVKFVTFEVAIPPKWQSPLVERIAWLTGHASFPIQRKGRTTPLDLRPLIASLLLHHGVLQMRLRVDGEGSARPREILQALQIENLEYEGFFLTRTRVEVE from the coding sequence ATGATCCGTCAGCGAGTACGAATTCGTTTCACCAAGCAAGATGATCTGCGTTGGATCAGCCATCGAGATCTTATGCGCGTGTGGGAACGATTGTTTCGTCGGGCCGGGGTAGCATTGAGCATGACGGAAGGCTTTCATCCCAAGCCGAGAATCAATATGCCTTCGGCGTTGGCTGTCGGTATTGCCGGCTCGGACGAGTTGTTGGAAATTGATTTGGCCGAAGAGTATACAGCCGATACCCTGAAGGCAGCTATCGGGCCAGAACTGCCACCAGGAATAAATATTGGCGCAATCGACGTATTAGCAGCGCCTGATCGAAAGGCACAAGTGAAGTTTGTGACATTTGAAGTAGCGATTCCACCCAAATGGCAATCTCCTTTGGTCGAGCGTATTGCGTGGTTGACAGGCCACGCATCGTTCCCTATTCAGCGCAAGGGGCGCACGACCCCTTTGGACTTGCGGCCATTGATTGCCAGCCTCTTATTGCATCACGGTGTCCTACAGATGCGGCTGCGAGTCGATGGTGAAGGCAGTGCCAGGCCACGAGAAATACTCCAAGCGCTGCAAATCGAAAATTTAGAGTATGAAGGTTTTTTTCTTACCCGCACACGTGTGGAGGTGGAGTAG
- a CDS encoding Rne/Rng family ribonuclease: MKQEMLINVSQPEECRIAIVEDGLLEELYIERANADNYVGNIYKGRVVNIEPSIQAAFVDFGVGRNGFLHISDVESQYFRQGGYDADKPIEFGGRGGFGHEEQRHNEEQRRHEALAGEGAAPASDAVVVKEEDEDFDEDGPRRKDSQRRGPRYGARPRIKPPIQDILRRGDELLVQVIKEGIGTKGPTLSTYISIPGRYLVLMPALGRVGVSRKIEDDEARRKLRDIMLELNPPRGLGFIVRTAGVDRTKKEISRDLAYLLRLWKVITRRIKKSTAPVTIYEESDMIIRTIRDIFTGEVDSIFIDESSAHDRAKEFLQIVMPRYVSRLQLYSGKEPLFHKYNIESEIAKIHQRKVPLRQGGSIVVDQTEALVAIDVNSGNFRADDSAEETAYQMNLLAAREIARQLRLRDLGGVIVNDFIDMRKERHRRNVERALREAMKRDRARTKILRTSPFGLIEMTRQRIRPSLKRSVYKDCPACSGTGVVKTAESMAIEVVRLLMFAAQREGVARVSVTVAEDVANYLHNKKRREIAHLEDQGNMTIQVYGKEEAAPEHLVIECFDSAGREIKLPLGPWTSTMA; the protein is encoded by the coding sequence ATGAAACAGGAAATGTTAATCAACGTGTCGCAGCCCGAAGAATGTCGGATTGCAATCGTTGAAGACGGTCTTTTGGAGGAGTTATATATCGAACGCGCAAATGCTGACAATTATGTCGGAAATATATACAAAGGGCGCGTGGTCAACATTGAACCCAGTATCCAAGCAGCATTTGTCGATTTTGGCGTTGGGCGCAACGGTTTTCTGCATATTAGCGACGTGGAATCGCAGTATTTTCGTCAGGGTGGTTATGATGCTGATAAGCCGATCGAGTTCGGCGGTCGAGGCGGATTTGGCCATGAGGAGCAACGCCATAATGAGGAACAACGTCGTCATGAAGCATTGGCGGGTGAAGGCGCGGCTCCTGCTTCGGATGCCGTGGTTGTGAAGGAGGAAGACGAAGATTTCGACGAAGATGGCCCGCGCCGCAAAGATTCCCAGCGCCGTGGTCCTCGTTATGGCGCTCGGCCGCGCATTAAACCGCCAATTCAAGATATTTTGCGCCGCGGCGATGAACTGCTGGTGCAAGTAATCAAAGAAGGGATCGGCACCAAAGGACCGACGCTGTCGACTTACATTAGCATTCCCGGACGTTATCTGGTGCTGATGCCGGCGCTGGGGCGGGTGGGTGTTTCGCGAAAGATCGAAGATGATGAAGCGCGCCGTAAACTCCGCGATATCATGCTGGAGTTGAATCCGCCACGGGGTTTGGGTTTTATTGTGCGGACGGCCGGCGTCGATCGCACAAAAAAAGAAATCTCGCGAGATTTAGCGTACCTATTGCGGTTGTGGAAAGTAATTACGCGGCGGATCAAAAAAAGCACCGCTCCGGTCACCATTTACGAAGAAAGCGACATGATCATCCGCACCATTCGCGATATCTTCACGGGGGAGGTCGATTCGATTTTTATCGACGAATCTTCCGCTCACGATCGTGCCAAGGAATTCTTACAAATTGTGATGCCGCGTTATGTCAGCCGTTTGCAGTTGTACAGCGGTAAAGAACCGTTGTTCCACAAATACAATATCGAAAGCGAAATTGCTAAAATCCATCAGCGAAAAGTGCCACTCAGGCAAGGTGGTTCCATTGTAGTCGATCAAACGGAAGCACTCGTGGCCATCGATGTCAACAGCGGCAACTTTCGCGCTGACGATAGCGCCGAAGAAACCGCCTATCAAATGAATTTGCTTGCCGCAAGGGAAATCGCTCGCCAATTACGCCTGCGCGATTTGGGTGGAGTAATTGTTAACGATTTCATCGACATGCGTAAGGAACGGCATCGCCGTAATGTGGAACGAGCGTTACGTGAAGCGATGAAGCGCGATCGGGCGCGCACAAAAATCCTTCGTACAAGTCCATTCGGTTTAATCGAAATGACGCGACAGCGCATTCGACCTAGCTTGAAGCGCAGCGTCTATAAAGATTGTCCTGCCTGCAGCGGCACCGGTGTGGTGAAAACCGCCGAAAGTATGGCGATTGAAGTCGTACGACTCTTGATGTTTGCCGCCCAGCGCGAAGGGGTAGCCCGGGTTTCGGTAACAGTGGCTGAAGACGTTGCCAATTATCTACACAACAAAAAACGGCGGGAAATTGCCCATTTGGAAGATCAAGGCAATATGACCATACAAGTTTACGGCAAGGAAGAAGCCGCGCCGGAGCATTTGGTTATCGAATGTTTTGACTCTGCCGGCCGGGAAATTAAGCTTCCGCTGGGCCCTTGGACCTCGACCATGGCTTGA
- the rplU gene encoding 50S ribosomal protein L21 produces the protein MYAIVTDGSKQLKVEEGQVLNIDYRPLPAGETIIFDRVLAVGGEAAGTARIGQPIVSGASVAVEVLGPTQGEKLVVQKFRRRKNSKRRTGHRQLHTQVKISKILG, from the coding sequence ATGTACGCCATTGTGACCGACGGTTCTAAACAACTCAAAGTAGAAGAAGGACAGGTCCTAAACATTGACTATCGCCCACTACCCGCTGGCGAGACGATTATTTTCGATCGGGTATTGGCTGTCGGCGGTGAAGCAGCCGGTACGGCTCGCATCGGGCAACCCATCGTAAGCGGAGCCAGTGTCGCAGTCGAAGTATTAGGTCCTACCCAAGGCGAAAAATTGGTCGTGCAAAAATTTCGCCGCCGCAAGAATTCCAAGCGTCGCACCGGTCACCGTCAGCTACACACGCAGGTCAAAATCAGCAAAATTCTCGGCTAA